The following proteins are co-located in the Tripterygium wilfordii isolate XIE 37 chromosome 2, ASM1340144v1, whole genome shotgun sequence genome:
- the LOC120016252 gene encoding adenylate kinase isoenzyme 6 homolog → MVQDRNQKRTKPNILVTGTPGTGKTTMSSALAEASQLRHINIGELVKEKNLHDGWDEQFECHVINEDLVCDELEDMMEEGGTIVDYHGCDFFPERWFDCVVVLQTDNTVLYDRLSKRGYSGLKLSNNIESEIFGVLLEEAKESYPEDIVMALRSDNIEDISRNVATLTEWVMQWQPRS, encoded by the exons ATGGTGCAAGATAGAAATCAGAAGAGAACGAAACCTAACATCTTGGTGACTGGCACTCCAGGAACCGGAAAAACAACTATGTCATCTGCTCTAGCAGAGGCCTCCCAGCTCCGCCACATAAATATTGGGGAACTGGTAAAAGAGAAGAATCTCCATGATGGGTGGGATGAGCAGTTTGAGTGCCACGTTATCAATGAAGACTTG GTCTGTGATGAGCTTGAGGATATGATGGAAGAAGGTGGGACTATTGTGGACTACCATGGGTGCGATTTTTTCCCTGAACGATGGTTTGACTGTGTCGTGGtgcttcaaacagataacactGTGTTGTATGATCGCTTGAGCAAGAG AGGCTACTCGGGTTTGAAGCTATCAAACAATATTGAATCTGAAATTTTTGGAGTTTTGCTTGAGGAGGCAAAAGAAAGTTATCCGGAGGACATTGTGATGGCACTGAGGAGTGACAATATTGAGGATATCTCTAGAAATGTCGCTACTTTGACCGAATGGGTGATGCAATGGCAACCCAGATCATAA
- the LOC119980282 gene encoding exonuclease V, chloroplastic-like: MSESQSESFSNSPHNRQTTDNSPTIPIEIVSEEEMALLEAALAATRSSFSSPAISSICSPSRSSQFQRNARSVHSITLLSKRRLSYCSQSDIEDFGGTQKRNRVPESLLQRFRKNRGLNVTDITATEWCEKQMEFTLLFGKREVNEAMKAGSVRHAKLEEEVVKKVEVRVKSIEDIWALKFLNFITGAKQLLFEGLTRELPLICFVEGVWMVGVVDEVQLPTTDPNRYPVLVETKTRVQDTLPAEPQRRNGRLQLMCYKYMWDSLVADKFPSRQFFDFFSLDPYYLLSEEIQVSTASSGFHVKTLDDVLKCYSNTCEMLLPAHDLLLLRYELQRDNTVLGEDHFTYDPDWVKSQLQGCLEFWLGERKANFILEEEQWKCRYCQFASVCPANSKPDTTPSLEKTNPNGTPN; the protein is encoded by the exons ATGAGCGAATCACAGTCCGAGTCGTTCTCCAACTCGCCCCATAACCGCCAAACCACCGATAACAGTCCCACGATCCCAATCGAGATCGTGAGCGAAGAAGAAATGGCTCTTCTTGAAGCAGCTTTAGCGGCAACTcgctcttctttctcttccccCGCTATTTCTTCAATTTGTTCTCCCTCTCGATCCTCTCAGTTCCAGAGGAATGCGAGGTCTGTTCACTCCATTACTCTCCTTTCTAAGAGGCGATTGTCGTATTGCTCCCAATCGGATATTGAGGATTTCGGTGGCACCcagaagaggaacagagtgcCTGAGTCGTTGCTGCAGCGGTTCAGAAAGAATAGAGGCTTGAATGTCACCGATATCACCGCCACG GAATGGTGTGAAAAACAAATGGAGTTCACTCTCCTCTTTGGCAAACGAGAAGTCAACGAAGCCATGAAAGCGGGTAGTGTTCGCCACGCAAAACTAGAAGAAGAG GTTGTTAAAAAAGTCGAAGTTCGAGTTAAATCTATTGAAGATATTTGGGCTCTGAAGTTTTTGAATTTCATAACTGGTGCCAAGCAATTACTGTTCGAAGGACTAACTCGTGAACTTCCTCT AATATGCTTTGTGGAAGGTGTGTGGATGGTGGGCGTGGTTGACGAAGTCCAATTGCCAACAACAGACCCCAATAGATATCCTGTTCTAGTGGAGACAAAAACTCGTGTTCAAGACACACTTCCTGCTGAACCACAAAGAAGGAATGGAAG GCTTCAGTTAATGTGCTACAAGTATATGTGGGACAGTTTGGTTGCTGATAAATTTCCCTCCAGGCAgttttttgatttcttttcctTGGATCCTTATTATTTAttaagtgaagaaattcaagtgAGCACTGCAAGCTCAGGATTTCATGTAAAG ACCCTCGATGATGTACTTAAATGCTATAGTAACACATGTGAAATGCTGCTCCCTGCTCATGACCTGCTGTTGTTGAG ATATGAGCTACAAAGGGATAATACAGTGCTTGGCGAGGATCATTTCACTTATGATCCCGACTGGGTGAAGAGTCAATTACAGGGCTGTCTGGAGTTTTGGCTGGGCGAGCGAAAAGCTAATTTCATTCTCGAAGAAGAGCAATGGAAATGTCGTTATTGCCAATTTGCCTCCGTGTGCCCTGCAAACTCAAAGCCTGATACCACACCAAGCTTGGAAAAGACGAACCCTAATGGCACTCCAAACTAA
- the LOC119982369 gene encoding vicilin-like seed storage protein At2g28490, producing MGNKAALLLLLLVVGYGVSVSMGYREEGEEEWGPEERRREKYPEEGKASFLLQDSKRVVRTDAGEMRVVRSFGGRIVDRPMHIGFITMEPQSLFIPQYLDSSLIIFIRRGEAKIGHIYKDELSERSLKDGDIYRIPAGSAFYIVNTEEGQRLHIICSINPSESLGLGLFQSFYLGGGSYPTSILAGFDPETLTNAFNVTRKELRDIFSRQQGGPIVFVGDSRAPRVWSKFLQLKEKDRLQHLKRIVDYHQEQEEQEEQEEDQTKWSWRKLLISVFGEENRRQGDRTGKAPDCYNIYGRSPDFKNRYGSSMAIDASDYSPLKHSGIGIYFVNLTAGSMLAPHLNPTATEYGIVLKGTGRIQIVYPNGTSAMNAKVSEGDVFWVPRYFAFCQIASRTGPFEFFGFTTSARKNRPQFLAGANSLLHVLQGPELAASMGISEDRSRRFLDSQREAVILPSASAAPPDTEYHKEETLMPKMFKSFENDMIMGFD from the exons ATGGGAAACAAAGCGGCTCTTTTGCTTTTACTGCTTGTGGTGGGTTATGGAGTGAGCGTTTCAATGGGGTATAGAGAAGAGGGAGAGGAAGAGTGGGGCCCAGAAGAGCGAAGAAGAGAAAAGTACCCAGAAGAGGGAAAAGCATCGTTCTTGTTGCAGGACTCAAAGAGAGTGGTGAGAACTGATGCAGGAGAGATGAGGGTAGTGAGGAGCTTTGGAGGAAGAATTGTGGACAGACCTATGCACATTGGGTTCATTACTATGGAGCCTCAGAGCCTCTTCATTCCTCAGTATCTTGACTCCAGTTTGATCATCTTCATTCGTCGAG GAGAAGCAAAGATTGGACATATTTACAAAGATGAACTGTCGGAGAGGTCATTGAAGGATGGTGATATATATCGCATTCCAGCTGGTTCTGCATTCTATATAGTGAACACAGAGGAGGGTCAGAGGCTTCACATCATATGCAGTATTAACCCATCTGAGAGCTTGGGCTTAGGTCTCTTCCAG TCTTTCTACCTCGGCGGAGGGTCATATCCTACGTCTATTCTTGCCGGTTTCGATCCTGAAACACTCACAAATGCATTCAAT GTCACAAGGAAGGAATTGAGAGATATTTTTAGCAGGCAACAAGGAGGTCCAATCGTATTCGTTGGCGATTCTCGTGCGCCAAGGGTATGGTCAAAATTCCTTCAACTGAAAGAGAAAGATAGGCTCCAACACCTAAAGAGAATAGTGGATTACcaccaagaacaagaagaacaagaagaacaagaagaagaccaaACAAAATGGTCTTGGAGAAAGCTCTTGATTTCTGTATTCGGAGAGGAAAACAGGAGGCAGGGTGACAGGACTGGTAAAGCCCCTGACTGCTACAACATCTATGGTAGAAGTCCTGACTTCAAAAACAGATATGGTTCCAGCATGGCCATTGATGCATCCGATTACAGCCCCCTCAAACATTCCGGCATTGGAATCTATTTCGTCAATCTGACCGCG GGATCAATGCTGGCACCCCATCTAAATCCAACAGCAACAGAGTATGGAATTGTTTTGAAAGGAACCGGTAGAATTCAGATTGTGTACCCCAACGGTACCTCGGCCATGAACGCTAAAGTAAGCGAAGGCGACGTGTTCTGGGTACCAAGATACTTTGCCTTCTGTCAAATTGCATCCCGGACAGGCCCATTCGAGTTTTTTGGATTCACAACCTCTGCGCGGAAGAACAGGCCTCAGTTCTTGGCTGGTGCAAACTCACTTCTACATGTTCTCCAAGGCCCGGAGCTTGCAGCTTCAATGGGTATTAGTGAGGACAGGAGTAGGCGCTTCCTTGACTCGCAACGTGAGGCCGTTATATTGCCTTCAGCATCTGCAGCACCTCCAGACACTGAGTACCACAAGGAGGAGACATTGATGCCAAAGATGTTCAAGAGCTTTGAGAATGATATGATTATGGGGTTTGATTAG